The window GTCTGCAACACTGCTTAGTTAGGTGGTTCATGTCAAAATAACATCCACATGGATGACAGGACACAATGTTTCCCAGCAAAGCATATCGAAATGCATCACACTGCCTCTGTCGACTCGACTTCTTCCGACCAGGACCCTGTCGCTGGTTCACCAATGATAATACTTGATGCTAACTGCTGCCCGGGAATATTCCACACGAGCTGCAGATTGGGAGATGCTCTGACCCAGTCGTCTAGCCATCACACTTTGGCTCTTGCCAGACTCACTCAAATCCTTACTCttgcccatttttcctgcttctaacgTCAATTTTGAGGACAAACTGTTCACTTGCTCCCTAACatatcccacccactaacaggtgccaCGATGAAgtgataatcagtgttattcactttttttctgtcagtggTCATCTTATGTCAGATTGAGGTTTATTAGCTGGAAAGATGTCTGTGGGTTTCACCCTCATCATTTTCACTGTAGATGTTTCAGCAAGACACCTCTTCTCAGCCACTAACAGATATACACATGAGAATGTGAAAGCTGTTTTCACTTTAAAGGCGTTAAAGTGTGAGTCACACCTCTgagattttaaaatgttatcatTAGTCAATCAAACTTTACATTTATAGCACCTTTCACAAATCTGAATGCAGTACAGTTCATTGAGTGCAgtaatttaattaaaacttgtttaaaacctttttttaaaactatcttcaaatgcaaaataaattgTTTACAATGAGTGTAAATGACTTGCTGCTTCACAAATTTCTATTACATGTTCGTGTCTCTGCTATCCAGTGGCAACAAGCTGTTCTTCCGTCTGCAAGTGGAGAAAATGAGATGCCTTTGGCGTAATGAAAGCATTAAAATCCTGGTTGTGGTTGCCGGTGGTTACATCTCCTGCCCAGGCTTCGGCTGTAGTAACAACACAAATGTCACTTGGTACAAGGTGAGGTCCATACAAGATAGTAGTAACCACTTCACAATCTAAACATTGAAATCACAGCAAAAACAAGTGTGCTTTCTTACAGAATAAAAAGAAGGTTTCAGACCAATATAGACCGTCTCGGGAAGTCAGAGAGGTGTTATATCTCGAAACAGTCGATGAAAAGGATGCTGGAGTATTTTTCTGTGACACACAAATAATTGAGGGAGGAGTCACATGGACTTTGAGGACAGGGGTTGAGGTCATAGTTATACGTAAGTGCTGTCTTCATGTTCTCATatgtatgtgtttttttgttttcttatatgATCAAGATATTATCACTATGGCTAAAAGTTCATGATATAAATAAGTACCACCAATTTTGAGCAAACGCAGTAGCATACAGTTAGGACCATAATTTTTGGGGATGATGACaaatttgtgtcatttttctttGTACCAGCAAGgtggattttaaaatcaatcagGATGTAACTGAAATACAGgtcttcagctttaattcaaggggcttaataataaacatttttagatTAGCTgtaaattacagcatttttttaataaataacccCCTATTCAGAGAGGATCAAAACTAACTGGGCACACAAACAGAATTTTAAATACAAtgatgattttaaaaatatggaAGAAAATCCTTTGCAATCAGTGTCTAGCCCACCTGTACTTATCGTGGCAGGTAAGCACCTTGGGTTCTTTAAACCAAACAACTTTAATCCAATGAGAGTTTGTCAAATATTACTTAGTCTCTTGAGTGTTGTTAGATCAACTTTAAAATACTAGGATACCTATATTTAAAACTATCAAATGCAGGTATTGTAAAAGTAACAAATTTAGTACACTTACAAATCGCTAATGTAACACTTAGTCATCAAATACCCCAACCTTAATAACTAAGGAAATAAAATGACTCGGACCAGTTTCAGAAACAATTGAGTTGAATTAAATTATCTTGAAAACTAAAACAGAGAATTATATAAAATGCTGGGTTACAATTACTTTAAAATGTCTCATTATGTTTGGTGTGGTAATTTGGATAACTCAATTTCAACTTCAGTAACACAAAGATGGGTCCACACTCTCTCTGTGCACACACTCAAGCCAGcatatgttaaaataaaataacaccaacagaaatgaaaacttgttgcaggcctgaaGTGATGCTTGGGAGCAGTGTGGCCCAAAACGTGATGGTCATTTCactcaaagagaaaaaaatacataacatATTGTACCTTATAATGCTGAACTTGCAGTTTTTATGCTCTTGGAAGAGCATGATGAGGAAAAGAACTCGCTGTTGGAAGATATCTGGCAGTAAAAGTCTCTGCACCTCTAGCTTGTAGTCTCTCGGTCAATTCAAGGAATGAAGATTGATGCTAACTTAAAGCTAATGCAAACATGAGCAGctgcactgtgttttttttaggaGAAACGTCTCCAGCTTCTCACAGGCAGTTTGTAGAATGTGCATATCCACAAAGACTGTTGATAGTCCAATTCATACATACACTTTCTGCAAAACTCAGTCCAATCACAACATTCACTTTCGCCCAAGATTACGCCCACTTAAAATCATGAGCTCTTCGCAACAAACAGGATACTTGTAAATATGAACCATATAATATGACCTATATAATGCAAATACTATTTAAACATATTGAACACATTGTTTCAACACatttcaacacattttaataaatgatacCTGGTTAAAtgataaattcaacatttaacAAATGAATACCTGAAGTGATAACACATAGGCTACTGTGTCTCCTCTCTTGAAATACTCTACCAGGCCATTACTACAGCCATCTTTGGGTGCTGCTCGTTTGGGGTCTCTGTCTTCAGTTACTACAAAGCATGCTCTGTTGGGATTAGAGACCAGCTGACTGACTTAAATAATATCCCATCTCTGTTTTTGCACTATGCTTTCcatcattatccatttgcactgtaatgTGGTGTTTGATCAGTTTTGTATCGTTTGGCTTAATCTGAGTATAGAGAAAGAGTATAGCCCTGTACACttcatcctgctacttctatAAGCAGTCACATGGTCAGTAAACACTAATTGCCTTTTCTACTCAAAGCAAATACATGCCTGTAACCATTTGCACCACCATTTCTGACACattttgcagtatgctttggatcatgaAGTTTTCTGCCTGTCTAATTTGGCCTTCCTGTTCTTAAATGCAACCGGTGGATTGCGACTTTTTGTAATCTCTTTGTACTCACATTCATGAAGCAATTTCTTGAATGTAGATGTTGTCAGTGATATGCCTACTTTCTTGAGAAAGTTCTCAATTTAGCTGGATGTTGCGAAagatttttcagttgttttttttttttctcttaaccAAGTTAAAACTTTCAGTGGTCTTTAAGATGTTTTAGTGTTGCTGAACTGACCaatgcattcatttttatttctttttttacaatCTACCATACTGTTTTTTTGGCACATGATTAAGACTCAACATGATGGCCTCCTTCATTTGCACCTCTTTAGACTGCACACTAAGAGTTCCAGTGAACAGCATCCAAATATGGGAATAAACAATATTGGGAATATGTATAACAATGGCTGTAATTCCAAAACAGTTTGTGTAACACATTTGTCAAAGTccttaaattaaagctgaaactgCACTTCAATGGCATTTTGgctgtttgattttaaaatccagTGTAATAGTGAACAGcaagcaaaaaaacaagcaaaactacaaaaattgtGTCGTATTGACCTAACTGTAACTCTAAGGTTGTTAATCTTAACCTAACTGCTGggtatttaaaattaaatagtcAAATTCATACATACACAGTTGCACAGACTTCTCGTCCTTTCTGCGCATCTCAGTCCAGCTACCAACCACAACATTCATTTTCACCCATATTTCTTCTGCTTAAAATCATGAGCTTCAATACCAGCATCTTTAAGCTTTCATTTATTCACTAAAACATCTCTACACTGAAACACTGATTGGCACAGCATCAATAGCCACCAGATGTTTTATCTGGTCAATGCTCTATACATAGTCTTGCTATTAACACTCAGCCACTGCACTATTCCATTCCTGCTATTGTTATGTGATCCATAGCTATtaacaggggtgcacataagtggtccgcaggtgcacattcgctgtcaaaataaaagacgcgcaccagataagaagttgcaacacaCGTTTGCGTatataagattttctggaggaggacagacatttgtttagaactcttaaagatgttgaagaagcaagctcctttaaacaattactttggtgttcctccacctccaaagaaatgtcagaaggagtccgaaccacaaaagaagcgcgtattctcggaaaagtggtggcaggaggtgagctggcttcaaacaaatgatgaacgcacagagatgtggtgcagaatatgccgtgaaaatcccactctagcggacaaaaacagtgccttttatatgtacgcaaacgcgcgttgcaacttcttatctggtgcacgtcttttattttgacagcgaatgccaacctgcggaccacttatgtgcacccctgggtTAATAAGCATCAGCCTCAATTGTTGCTATCTTTTGCATCATATAGTATACCACAGTCTGCATGTTGTTTCCCAACAGTGTCTTGTCTTATCTCTTGCTATTGCGCACTTGAGTGATATGTCCACATTGATCTCTTATGGTGCACTTGCAAAACAGCAGACAtcagacacacagcttatcCTATCGCCCTTTTTTTCCTGAAAGCTCCAGTACGATGCTTCATGTCAGCTGCAGCACCACTCTTAAATGTTATTAAGAGGGGAACTTTAATATAGTGCTTTATTATAATCCTTACATAATGTACCTCAGGGGAAGACGACACATTGGTTACACAATTTGCAtctttctgttttgctttgttttgttgggttatTTACAGGATGTTGAAATGTAGCTCAATATGTAGTCTTGCTTGTGGTCATTTTGCAAAAGATTGTGCCACTAAAggctagcaaaaaaaaaaatgcaaaaagatatattttaaaatatatatatatatatatacatatatatatatatgcatacatATAAGAAAAAGTTATGTGTGTCCTCTTACTTGCTTTTAATAGATAGTTTGACCAATTAGAAATCTGACACTACAGTCTAATAAGATAAAAAGTAATACTAAAGTAGGCCAGTGCATACTACCGGATAGAACAGCATGGTCATATCTTGTAAGATCTTATGTCTGTACGTACTCTGAAACATTTACACGTCAAACAGATGTTCCAAATTTAAGCATCCATTTTAACACACTTTTGAAAAGTCAGGTTCTATAAATtgcaataatatttttttttttctaggccAGGTCAGAAAAATTTGTTCTTTCACCAGTATGTTGTTGGTGTATTCATTTACACTGACGCAATGGCATTTCATCCATATTCCTATCCCATAATTtcaagaaatttatttatttatttatttatttattttttgtttcacaaATATAAAATCACACAAGGGACACCTGAATGCCACTGTCCTATAAGAAAACCATTTACATTCCAAACTCAGTTTGTACATTATACTCTACCAAAAAATGTTATTTGGTTCATTTGCTGCTCAGAAACTGAATACCACAGGGCCTAACCCACAGGAGGTGGTTAAGTGGTTAACTGTTTGTGTGGTTGTTGCTATCATTGCTTTCCTGTGTAAGAACAACTTAGAACGCATGCAAATACATATGGTGatagtacatttcatttatctATAGGCCTGTCTTATAAAAGAGCTCCAGGTATGCAGCTAGCTATAAGTTAGTGCTGTTAGTTAAAACTTAGCATACTGTTCTCTGAGCCCCTCTGTAACTTGCTGACAATTGTTGTGATGCAAAAATCAGCCTGACAGAGCTGCCTGCGTCTTGGCTTGTTTCTGCTTGTTTCGTGCTGAATTTTAAGGTGTCGGTATGTCTTGATATACACAGATTGCAAGGAGTCGTTTGAATTTCATCTTCCATTGATTTCTCCCGATGAATGCAAAACAGCTCCAAGTTTCCTGTCCTGATTCCTAatatcattttatatatataaatgttggAGTGGCTGTTTCAAAGTAGAGCTCAGATCTATATGTGTATGACTGTTTCCGTAGTAAATTAGGTACACATTTCTGACTTTATTTCCAATCGCCTTCACAGCACCGCCATTACGCGAACCTCCCAGGATTCCTGTTGATAATGAGCCAAAGGAAGTGGAAATTGGTGATTAGTTACATCATTCtgcaaaaatgattttaaagaaaaacatgtaCAGGAAGTCAACACACAAAATCAAGCAGCCCATTAGTTGTTTGTGTCACTTCTAGTGACCTGCTTTTaatggctttttttcccctccactcAATTTAGGCCAGCCTTACACACTCTTATGTAAGGCACTTTTTCCTTTTGAACTAAATTTTTCACCAAAGATGGAGTGGTACATGAATAATGATGGTAACATGACTCTACTAGACAGTAAGTAAGTCACATCAGTCCCTTACTACTGATGTTATAAAATCCATGCATGTAGCGTGCAAAGCTCTCAACATCATTTCTGTAATGCAGACAGAATTCCACAAACAGAGAGTCTTTGAAAAAGTACATGCAAGAGTACGAGGTCATACAGGTAGCTACGATAAACGAGGTGACGCCACAGCACTTGACGTACACGTACACCTGCATCGCCAGTAATACATTTGGAAACATCAGCGCCACAGTCAAGCTGAAAAGGAAAATTAAAGGTAATAATGTTCTTATTGTTACTTCATGTGTTCATGTTTTAGTCAGACAATATTTGTAATAACACTGTTATATCACTGTGCTTTTGTCACTGTTGTGGTCTGCTGCAATAGACAAtgcttttgcaaaaaaaaaaaaaaaaaactaatcaccaaacaagcaaaaaatgtGATGAAATCCAATCTAAAGCTAAAACGAAAGCTATTTAACTCATATTCATCAGGTTGACACAAACGAAATTCTTAAAGTATGCAAGGGTTGCTCTGTGTCTGCTTGATGTGTAATTAAACTGTTTCAGTTTTGTGTTCCAGCTTCTACCCAACCAGCTTCCCATGTCGGTCACTCCTGCTTTGAAGACATAATACAATCtaaaagttgttgttttgttggcttttttttcttcttgcagtGCAATGGCCATCGCTGgttgggtatccagttacatcCTTCCTGCTGGTGGGTGGGCTGGGAATCATCGTGCATGTAAAATGGCTGGAGATACAGCTCATCTACAGATCTTACTTTCAAAATGGAAAACACGATGAAGGTTAATGCAGATGCACATAGACTGGCACACCTGTATCTCCTCTTTATAGGACATGGCATTACTTCAGGATGGGCATTACATCCATAGGCTAACTGAAACACTGTGACAATGCTTTAAAATAGTCATTTTCTGTAGTAGTGGCAGTCAATATGTTGTTTTGTCTCCACAAAGAAAGACTGTTATCATatgtattttttccccccactgtcTTTCGCAACTTGACACCTCTACCAGATGAGAAAGAGTTTGACGTGTTTCTGTCGTATGTGTGGAGCCCTGCATCAGAAGAAGTGGTGGAAGGTGAGATCATTTCCTCCAGATCACCTCCTAATGATGAGGAAGGTAGGCCAAAGCAAGGACTCTTTTTTCACcctattacattttaaaaaacataaagtgACAGTTTCTTTTGTTGACAGGAAGCCTGTGTATCACCAACCTACTTAACGAGGAAGTTAAAGCCACCAAAAAGCCACTAGAGGTGCTGCTGCCCCAAGTGTTAGAGGACCAGTGGGGGTATCGCCTCTGTCTACTGGAGAGGGATGTGATTCCTGGAGGAGGTCAAAAGAtcacatatgtgtgtgtctgtgtgagactttatgtttcccAAAAAGGTTCctaatttttattttctctacaGCATACACAAATGACGTGGTTCTTGCAATAAAGAAAAGCCAAATGCTTATCTGTGTCCTGTCAGATGACTACTTCACCAACAGTAATGCTGTGTTTGAACTGGAATCAGGAGTTCAGGTAGGATTACATATTCACCAAGCAgacctttttcttgttttgtataGTTTCTGTAGTAATCAGACCAGATGGACTGTTACATGTAAGACAGGTTAAAATTCATTGATTACTGATCCCCCCGGGATAACCTGTGGTGAAAACCACTCTCACAATCACACTTCTAGGTCACAGTTTTAAATCTCTTCTGCAATCGCATACAAAAATTGTTAATAACTGATAttactgcattttatatttgtACAAGTACACTACATTGCCAAAACTATTTGCTCGTCTGCCTTTACACAtatatgaacttgagtgacatcccgTTCTTAAACCAtaggtttaatatgatgtcggCCCACCCTTTGCACctaacagcttcaactcttctgggaaggctttccacatgagtgtgtttatgggaatttttgaccattcttaCAGAAGTGCATTTGTAAGGTCAGACAGTCATGTCAGACTATGTTGTTTTTGGAAGGCCCGGCTCacagtctccactctaattcatcccaaaggtatTATATAGGGACTGTCAGGACTCTGCACAccccagtcaagttcttccacaccaaacttactcatccatgtctttatggaccttgctctGTGCACTGGTGCACACCCATGCTGGAACAGTAATGGGCCAtctcctttcactggaactaagcaACAAAGCCCAGCTCCTTAAAAACATATACCATAATCCCACCTCCATCGCACTTGGtacaatgcagtcagacaagtaccgTTACCTTGGCAACTGCCAAACCACATTTGTCCATTGGATGCCAGATGGAGAAGCGTGATTTATTTACTCCAGGGTGACAAATCACAAGGCTTTACACTGCATCCACAGCTTCACATTGCTGTTTGGCCATGAAACTCATTCAATGAATGTCTCTACACACCTCTCTTGAGTTAATCTGAAGGCAAAGTGAAGTTCAGTGGTCTCTAGCGATTGACCCTGCAGGAAGTTGGTGACCTCTGCACACTATGTGCCTCAGCATCCACTGACCCCACTCTGTGATTTTATGTGGCCAACCACTTTATGGCAAAGTTTCTGTCATTCCATTCCACTAAGGtattatacagggtgggccatttatatggatacaccataataaaatgggaatggttggtgatattaaagtcctgtttgtggcacattagtgtatgtgagggggcaaactcctcaagatgggtggtgaccatggtggccatttagaagtcggccatcttggatacaacttttgtttttcaataggaagagggccatgtgacacatcaaacttattggtaatgtcacaagaaaaacaatggtgtgcttggtttcaacgtaactttattctttcatgagttatttacaagttgctgaccacttataaaatgtgttcaatgtgctgcccattgtgttggattgtcaatgcaaccctcctctcccactcttcacacactgatagcaacaccgcaggagaaatgccagcacaggcatccagtatccgtagtttcaggtgctgcacatctcgtatcttcacaccatagacaattgccttcagatgaccccaaagataaaagtttaagggggtcagatcaggagaccttgggggccattcaactggcccacgacgaccaatccactttccaggaaactgttcatctaggaatgctcggacctggcacccataatgtggtggtgcaccatcttgctggaaaaactcagggaacgtaccagcttcagtgcataaagagggaaacacatcatcatgtagcaatttcaaatatccagtggccttgaggtttccattgatgaagaatggacccactatcgttgtaccccatataccacaccaaaccatcccttttgttgttccaacagtcttggagggatccatcaaatgtgggttagtgtcagaccaatagcggtggttttgtttgttaacttcaccattcacataaaagtttgcctcatcactgaacaaaatcttctgcgtgaactgagggtcctgttccaatttttgttttgcccattctgcaaattctgtgcaccgatctgggtcatcctcgttgagatgctgcagtagctggagtttgtaagggtgccatttgtgagtagctaatatccgcccgaaggatgttcgactaatgccactctccagtgacatgcggcgagtgccacgctgtgggctcttgctgaatgaagctaggacagccactgatgtttcttcattagtgacagttttcttgcgtccacattttggcaaatccaacactgaaccagtttcacgaaacttagcaagcagtttgctaactgtagcatgggagatgggaggtctcgtagggtgtcttgcattgaaatctgctgcaatgacccggttactgcgttcaccagatatcaacacaatttcgatccgctcctcacgtgttaacctcttcgacatgtcaatggctgtgaacaaagagaaacttgtaaataactcatgaaagaataaagttacgttgaaaccaagcacaccattgtttttcttgtgacattaccaataagtttgatgtgtcacatggccctcttcctattgaaaaacaaaagttgtatccaagatggccgacttctaaatggccaccatggtcaccacccatcttgaggagtttgccccctcacatatactaatgtgccacaaacaggactttaatatcaccaaccattcccattttattatggtgtatccatataaatggcccaccctgtacaataaaataatgtgaataatacataaataaaagaaattcttaTACAATTCCACCCTTTGATTCTTAAATCAAACCTTAAGAATCACATTAATAACAGAATTTCTTCCCTGACATTCTGTATatcacatcaacattattgtgtgtatcctcacttcactgttctctcaccaccctttgttcatctttaatcgTCCTCACAATCTAAGCTCTCACAtgcaaatgacaacaacaacaatacaaaGGAAATACCCTCTCCACAGTCTCAAAGTATGCATGGCAAAGTGAAACAGCATTAGGTGGTCATTCATGGGAAATTGCTTTCAGTCATTTCCGGTAACGGTCATGGCTCTTGGTGTCAGTGCTGTTTACAGAGTCATAATTCCATCGCTCATCtccctctgcgctgtcactcTCGGAGCTTGGCATGCTCCCTTCATCCCTCAGTTTCCGTTCCAACAC is drawn from Oreochromis aureus strain Israel breed Guangdong linkage group 1, ZZ_aureus, whole genome shotgun sequence and contains these coding sequences:
- the LOC116311686 gene encoding interleukin-18 receptor accessory protein-like yields the protein METAYFLFFLHLFLKGYCEANHQTNKSDLQKHYKAVEGQNFMMPHCNCSKTVEMKSTSSSAEGGGNEEQFLDCGKVFIAEAKHSGNYSCYTNGNKLFFRLQVEKMRCLWRNESIKILVVVAGGYISCPGFGCSNNTNVTWYKNKKKVSDQYRPSREVREVLYLETVDEKDAGVFFCDTQIIEGGVTWTLRTGVEVIVIPPPLREPPRIPVDNEPKEVEIGQPYTLLCKALFPFELNFSPKMEWYMNNDGNMTLLDSKQNSTNRESLKKYMQEYEVIQVATINEVTPQHLTYTYTCIASNTFGNISATVKLKRKIKVQWPSLVGYPVTSFLLVGGLGIIVHVKWLEIQLIYRSYFQNGKHDEDEKEFDVFLSYVWSPASEEVVEGEIISSRSPPNDEEGSLCITNLLNEEVKATKKPLEVLLPQVLEDQWGYRLCLLERDVIPGGAYTNDVVLAIKKSQMLICVLSDDYFTNSNAVFELESGVQALLQNSGLKLLLLWTTKASPSLIQPDPPLPTLVQRALRVLPSLEWRSGEPSHSNFWKSLRKTMPNNKVKLVSVM